The following are from one region of the Eubacterium sp. MSJ-33 genome:
- the ftsY gene encoding signal recognition particle-docking protein FtsY: MGWFTKKKKGETTEEEQVLQIQEAVAEERTDTEEMQATEETEISVEAISSESQTTIPEEAPIPQKKGFFTRLKEGLTKTRNSISDSFNNLFKASELDDDFYDELEETLVMSDMGYETTERIVEDLKARVKEEHIKEAQACRDLVINIIRDQMQVDETAYDFENKKTVVLVIGVNGVGKTTSIGKLAAQYKARGKKVLMAAADTFRAAAIDQLKTWANRAGVDIIAQNEGADPSAVVYDAVAAAKSRNTDILLIDTAGRLHNKKNLMDELAKMRRIITREYPEANVESLIVLDGTTGQNALEQARQFSSVTEINGIIITKLDGTAKGGIAIAIQSELNVPVKYIGIGEQIDDLQKFDPNSYVNALFADFDMRSDVEILVDENIESIPKDDDLFDVK, encoded by the coding sequence ATGGGTTGGTTTACCAAGAAGAAAAAAGGGGAAACTACAGAAGAGGAACAGGTATTACAGATACAGGAAGCTGTTGCAGAGGAACGCACAGACACAGAAGAAATGCAGGCTACGGAAGAAACTGAAATATCTGTGGAGGCGATAAGCTCGGAAAGCCAGACAACGATACCGGAAGAGGCTCCGATTCCACAAAAGAAAGGTTTCTTTACACGTTTGAAAGAAGGACTTACGAAGACTCGTAACAGTATCTCTGACAGCTTCAATAACCTGTTTAAGGCGAGTGAGCTTGATGATGATTTCTATGATGAACTCGAAGAGACACTGGTGATGTCCGATATGGGCTATGAGACAACAGAGCGGATCGTCGAGGATCTGAAGGCACGTGTCAAGGAAGAACACATCAAGGAAGCACAGGCATGCCGCGACCTGGTAATCAACATTATAAGAGATCAGATGCAGGTTGATGAGACGGCATATGATTTTGAAAACAAAAAAACGGTTGTACTTGTAATTGGTGTTAATGGTGTTGGAAAGACGACATCCATTGGAAAGTTGGCGGCTCAGTATAAGGCACGTGGCAAGAAGGTGCTGATGGCGGCGGCAGATACATTCCGAGCAGCGGCAATTGATCAATTAAAGACGTGGGCAAATCGTGCCGGTGTAGATATTATTGCACAAAATGAAGGTGCAGATCCATCGGCAGTGGTCTATGATGCAGTTGCAGCAGCTAAGAGCAGAAATACAGATATTTTGCTGATTGATACAGCCGGACGTCTGCACAACAAGAAGAATTTGATGGATGAACTTGCGAAGATGCGCCGTATCATCACGAGGGAATATCCGGAAGCAAATGTAGAATCTTTAATCGTATTAGATGGTACAACCGGACAGAATGCATTGGAACAGGCAAGACAATTTAGTTCAGTGACCGAGATTAATGGTATTATTATTACGAAACTGGACGGAACCGCAAAGGGTGGTATTGCAATTGCAATTCAGTCTGAACTTAATGTTCCGGTTAAATACATTGGTATCGGTGAGCAGATTGATGATCTTCAGAAGTTTGATCCGAACAGCTATGTGAATGCGTTGTTTGCAGATTTTGATATGCGTTCGGATGTAGAGATTCTCGTGGATGAGAATATAGAGAGTATTCCGAAGGACGATGATTTATTTGATGTGAAATAA